One segment of Vagococcus martis DNA contains the following:
- a CDS encoding HdeD family acid-resistance protein, with product MSSLFRSIQRHAFARGIIYLLVGILIFLRPNQLFNMAVYLIAGYNAILGLINLVSYLRNQQNSQVSVSIFYFIAALVIWLFARPIASILPIFLGIMIIIGGATKISRALNLKQYVNISYVPMLLYGIALLLAGIFILFRPFSSLIVLFQFFGVVLALSGISELVTAIKIRNYKNPDVF from the coding sequence ATGTCTTCTCTATTTCGTTCCATCCAACGCCACGCTTTTGCTCGAGGAATCATCTATTTATTAGTCGGTATCTTGATTTTTCTTAGACCAAATCAGTTATTCAATATGGCTGTCTATTTGATTGCAGGATACAATGCTATCCTTGGTTTAATTAATCTTGTCAGTTATTTAAGAAATCAACAAAATAGTCAAGTTTCTGTGAGTATTTTTTATTTTATTGCCGCCCTTGTGATTTGGCTCTTTGCTAGACCAATTGCTAGTATCTTACCTATCTTTTTAGGTATTATGATTATTATTGGTGGAGCCACAAAAATATCACGTGCACTTAATCTAAAACAATATGTCAATATTAGTTACGTTCCAATGTTACTTTATGGTATTGCTCTACTGCTTGCTGGGATTTTTATTTTATTTAGACCTTTCAGTAGTCTAATTGTTTTATTTCAATTCTTTGGCGTGGTTCTAGCTCTATCAGGGATTTCTGAACTGGTTACAGCGATTAAAATTCGCAACTATAAAAATCCAGATGTGTTTTAA
- the tnpA gene encoding IS200/IS605 family transposase, which produces MSNDDKSLAHTRWNCKYHLVFTPKYRRKVIYGELRKDIGKILRKLCEMKDVEIIEAHAMPDHIHMLVKIPPKQSVSGFMGFLKGRSAVLIHEQHGNLKYKYGNKSFWSKGYYVSTVGLNQKTIQKYIREQESDDRVRDSISKREYMDPFKK; this is translated from the coding sequence ATGTCTAATGACGATAAAAGTTTAGCACACACAAGGTGGAATTGTAAGTATCATTTAGTATTTACCCCCAAATATAGAAGGAAAGTAATTTATGGGGAGTTAAGGAAAGATATAGGAAAAATATTGAGAAAGTTATGCGAGATGAAAGATGTAGAAATAATAGAGGCACACGCAATGCCAGATCATATTCATATGCTAGTAAAAATACCTCCAAAACAATCGGTGTCAGGTTTTATGGGATTTCTTAAAGGAAGAAGTGCTGTCTTAATTCATGAGCAACACGGAAATTTGAAATATAAATATGGAAATAAAAGTTTTTGGTCTAAAGGATATTATGTGAGTACTGTGGGATTGAATCAGAAGACAATCCAAAAATATATTCGAGAACAAGAGTCTGATGATAGAGTAAGAGATAGTATAAGTAAACGTGAATACATGGATCCATTTAAAAAATAG
- a CDS encoding PTS lactose/cellobiose transporter subunit IIA has translation MSEQMNQEQLESIMGLIIHAGNAKSDAMEAIQEAKQGNFELAEEKIAQAEKSLNEAHHAQTGLLAQEASGEAMTITLLTVHSQDHLMTSITFVDLAKEIIDVYKISVRD, from the coding sequence ATGTCAGAACAAATGAATCAAGAACAATTAGAAAGCATTATGGGTTTAATTATCCATGCGGGTAATGCTAAAAGTGACGCCATGGAAGCTATCCAAGAGGCAAAGCAAGGAAATTTTGAGTTAGCTGAAGAAAAGATTGCTCAAGCAGAAAAATCTTTGAATGAAGCTCATCATGCACAGACAGGGTTGTTAGCACAAGAGGCATCGGGTGAAGCGATGACTATCACATTGCTAACCGTCCATAGTCAAGATCATTTGATGACAAGTATTACGTTTGTGGATCTTGCTAAAGAAATTATTGATGTGTATAAAATATCAGTTAGAGATTAA
- a CDS encoding PTS sugar transporter subunit IIB, producing the protein MKRIMLICSAGMSTSLLVTKMEAAAKDQGIEADIFAVSASEANSRFEDTSKPIDVVLLGPQVRFMKKQFEDKLSGTGIPVEVIEMKDYGMMNGEGVLKTALELIG; encoded by the coding sequence ATGAAGAGAATCATGTTAATTTGTTCAGCAGGAATGAGTACGAGTTTATTAGTAACGAAAATGGAAGCAGCGGCAAAAGACCAAGGGATTGAAGCAGATATTTTTGCAGTATCCGCTTCAGAAGCTAATTCCCGATTTGAGGATACTAGTAAACCGATAGATGTTGTTTTACTGGGTCCACAAGTTCGTTTTATGAAAAAACAGTTTGAAGATAAATTGTCAGGCACAGGCATCCCTGTAGAAGTCATTGAAATGAAAGACTATGGAATGATGAATGGTGAGGGTGTACTAAAAACAGCTCTTGAACTAATTGGGTAG
- a CDS encoding glycoside hydrolase family 1 protein, which produces MKRYFDKDFWWGAATSGPQSEGRFNKKHANMFDYWYEVEPDAFFDNVGPDVTSNFYNSYKDDIALMKSIGLNSVRTSIQWSRLIDDLELGTLNQDAVDFYNDVIDEFIKNDIKPIINLHHFDLPVELYHKYGGWESKKVVDMYVLFAKQCFKLFGDRVKDWFTHNEPIVVVEGEYLHEFHYPKLVDGKKAVQVAYNLNLSSAKAIKEFRSLGLDKDGGRIGIILNLTPTYPSSNESKDLEAAEFAELFNNRLFLDTAAHGEFPAKLVEILRKDNVLWESTDSELKIIKENTIDVLGVNYYHPNRVKAPDVSPNSVGAWLPDRYYDEYLLPGRRMNIDRGWEIYPKALYDIAMNIKENYNNIPWFVSENGMGISNEENFMSEDGVVQDDYRIDFINEHLIYLHKGIEEGSNCFGYHLWTPIDCWSWVNAYKNRYGLISNNIHTQIKTIKKSGYWFKEVTELKCIEDNLKYYE; this is translated from the coding sequence ATGAAAAGATATTTTGATAAAGATTTCTGGTGGGGAGCAGCGACTTCAGGACCTCAAAGCGAGGGACGTTTTAATAAAAAGCATGCTAATATGTTTGATTATTGGTACGAAGTGGAACCGGATGCTTTTTTTGATAATGTAGGTCCAGATGTAACTTCGAATTTCTATAATAGTTATAAAGATGATATCGCACTTATGAAAAGTATTGGTCTTAACAGTGTACGTACATCAATTCAATGGAGTCGGCTTATCGATGATTTAGAACTAGGAACATTAAATCAAGATGCTGTTGATTTTTATAATGATGTGATTGATGAGTTTATAAAGAATGATATTAAGCCAATCATTAATTTACATCATTTTGATTTACCAGTAGAGCTCTACCATAAATATGGTGGGTGGGAATCAAAAAAAGTTGTGGATATGTATGTTTTATTTGCCAAACAATGTTTTAAATTATTTGGAGATAGAGTGAAAGATTGGTTTACACATAATGAGCCAATTGTGGTTGTTGAAGGGGAATATCTTCATGAGTTTCATTATCCTAAATTAGTAGATGGAAAAAAAGCTGTTCAGGTGGCTTATAATTTGAATTTATCTTCAGCTAAAGCAATAAAAGAGTTTAGGTCATTAGGTTTAGATAAAGATGGTGGACGCATTGGTATAATTTTAAATTTAACTCCTACGTATCCTTCATCAAACGAATCAAAAGATTTAGAAGCAGCAGAATTTGCAGAACTTTTTAATAATAGATTATTTTTAGATACTGCGGCTCATGGAGAATTCCCTGCAAAACTAGTTGAAATACTCAGAAAAGATAATGTTTTATGGGAGAGTACGGATTCTGAACTTAAAATTATTAAAGAAAATACAATAGATGTTTTAGGTGTAAACTATTATCATCCTAATAGAGTTAAAGCCCCAGATGTTTCGCCAAACAGTGTGGGTGCATGGTTACCAGATAGATATTATGATGAATACTTATTACCGGGAAGAAGAATGAATATTGATAGAGGATGGGAAATATATCCTAAAGCTTTATATGATATTGCTATGAATATTAAAGAAAATTATAATAATATTCCTTGGTTTGTCTCAGAAAATGGTATGGGAATCTCAAATGAAGAAAATTTTATGTCTGAAGATGGGGTTGTTCAAGACGACTACAGAATTGATTTTATTAACGAACATTTAATTTATTTACACAAAGGAATTGAAGAAGGATCAAATTGTTTTGGATATCATTTGTGGACACCAATTGATTGTTGGTCATGGGTAAATGCTTATAAAAATAGGTATGGACTTATTTCAAATAATATCCATACCCAAATAAAAACTATAAAAAAATCAGGTTATTGGTTTAAGGAAGTTACTGAATTAAAATGTATTGAAGATAATTTAAAATACTATGAATAG
- a CDS encoding GntR family transcriptional regulator produces the protein MQTKYEKIASTIRERIKNGTYPVDSLLPNQTDLVLEFGVSRMTIKKAIEILMMEGLVYSQRGMGTKILDHSFWDKDVSPIKEYDGLSYQMEKQNKKLESSVIKFDVGFPNKEIQKKLLLKAEQPIYQIIRLRILEGKPFVIEHTIMPCDLVPNLTTDILEKSVYTYLKKGLGLQFGGAYRTFQADRAEEHDKKYLECDDSDPILEVQQVIYLKDGTPIEFSKSRNRYDTRSYSILDVDYS, from the coding sequence ATGCAAACAAAATATGAAAAAATAGCATCTACAATACGGGAAAGAATAAAGAATGGGACTTACCCTGTTGATAGTTTACTTCCAAATCAAACAGATTTAGTTCTTGAGTTTGGAGTAAGTCGAATGACAATAAAAAAAGCAATTGAGATTTTGATGATGGAAGGACTTGTTTACTCTCAAAGAGGTATGGGAACGAAAATTTTGGATCATTCTTTTTGGGATAAAGATGTTTCTCCTATAAAGGAATATGATGGTTTGAGCTATCAAATGGAAAAACAAAATAAAAAACTTGAAAGTTCAGTTATTAAATTTGATGTAGGATTTCCTAATAAAGAAATACAAAAAAAACTTTTACTAAAAGCAGAACAACCTATATATCAAATAATTCGTTTGAGAATATTGGAAGGGAAACCTTTTGTAATAGAACATACTATAATGCCATGTGATTTAGTACCTAATTTAACAACAGATATTTTAGAGAAGTCAGTCTATACTTACTTAAAGAAAGGATTAGGACTACAATTTGGTGGAGCATATCGTACCTTTCAAGCAGATAGAGCAGAGGAACATGATAAAAAATACTTAGAGTGTGATGATAGTGATCCAATTTTAGAAGTACAACAAGTAATTTATTTAAAAGATGGAACACCTATTGAATTTTCAAAGAGCAGAAATAGATATGATACACGTAGTTATTCAATTTTGGATGTTGACTATAGTTAG
- the celB gene encoding PTS cellobiose transporter subunit IIC yields MNKFMDSIGEKIMPIADKLGKNRYLSVLRDAFMLSFPLTMFGSIVVVINNLPFFSDSTKEMLSSLFGNGQNATMSIMAVFVTFGIGYYLSKSYDVEAVFGGAVALSSFLILTPFVMQLTNGEELSGVLSLDRLGAKGMFIAMIAAFLSGEIYCRVTKKGWQIKMPSSVPPAVTKSFAALIPAIITLSVFLFINAIVTGVFSTNLHDVVYEIIQKPLVGLGSSLPATLLAIFLVQFLWFFGLHGQIIINSVMDPIWNTLMLDNLAAYQAGDKLPHIVTKPFMETFTVGLGGSGMTLAAVLIMAFLMKKKQYKDIGRLSLAPGLFNVNEPVIFGLPVVLNATIMIPWILAPLIVTTFNYLLMAAGIFPAPTGVSVPWTVPIFFSGMLATNSVLGGILQLIDLVIVGFIWYPFLRVLDRENI; encoded by the coding sequence ATGAATAAGTTTATGGATTCAATCGGAGAAAAGATAATGCCAATAGCTGATAAATTAGGAAAAAATAGATATTTATCAGTACTGAGAGATGCGTTTATGTTATCATTTCCTTTAACAATGTTTGGTTCTATAGTTGTTGTAATAAACAATCTACCTTTTTTTAGTGATAGCACAAAAGAGATGTTGTCATCTCTATTTGGAAATGGACAGAATGCGACAATGAGTATAATGGCTGTATTTGTCACTTTTGGAATTGGTTACTACTTATCCAAATCATATGATGTAGAAGCTGTATTTGGTGGGGCTGTAGCTTTATCTAGTTTTTTAATTTTGACACCTTTTGTTATGCAGTTGACTAATGGAGAGGAATTATCCGGAGTTCTTTCATTAGATCGCTTAGGCGCAAAGGGTATGTTTATTGCAATGATAGCTGCTTTTTTATCTGGAGAAATATATTGTAGAGTAACAAAAAAAGGCTGGCAAATTAAAATGCCTAGCAGTGTTCCTCCAGCAGTAACAAAATCATTCGCAGCATTGATTCCAGCAATTATTACTTTATCTGTCTTTTTATTTATTAATGCGATTGTTACTGGAGTATTTTCTACAAATTTACATGATGTAGTTTATGAAATTATTCAAAAACCACTCGTAGGATTAGGAAGCAGTCTGCCAGCGACGTTATTGGCAATATTCTTAGTGCAATTTCTATGGTTCTTTGGATTACATGGTCAAATTATTATTAATTCAGTTATGGATCCGATTTGGAATACTTTAATGTTAGATAATTTAGCGGCTTACCAAGCTGGTGATAAATTACCGCATATTGTAACAAAACCTTTTATGGAAACGTTCACCGTCGGGTTAGGAGGGTCAGGGATGACATTAGCAGCAGTACTAATTATGGCATTTCTGATGAAAAAGAAACAATATAAAGATATTGGTAGATTGAGTTTAGCACCGGGATTGTTTAATGTTAACGAACCCGTGATATTTGGATTACCAGTAGTATTAAACGCTACCATAATGATACCTTGGATATTGGCTCCATTAATAGTTACTACGTTTAATTATTTATTAATGGCAGCAGGAATTTTCCCCGCTCCAACAGGTGTATCGGTACCGTGGACTGTACCAATATTCTTTAGTGGTATGTTAGCAACGAATTCCGTTTTAGGTGGAATACTTCAGCTTATTGATTTAGTAATCGTTGGGTTTATTTGGTATCCATTTTTAAGAGTTCTAGATAGAGAAAACATTTAA
- a CDS encoding AI-2E family transporter has protein sequence MVGLWERMKANSSVRRTIVLFIIFLCLYLIRNIISLILLTFILTYLIIRVVEGVHHLTKLPKKLIAIVMYLLIIVFLYFSITVYVPKLFNQTIQMIEEVFNFYQKADTNNKLYEWIAQNVGFNEIKQQLTTGAKVVFTTITSIGSMGITFVMSLILSFFFIIEKDWVTEFGQAFLKSKIGLFSQDVAYLGKKFVNTFGVVIEAQFIIAIVNTILTIMGLIFMKFPQDQLLSLALMIFILSLIPVAGVIISCIPLSLIAYTVGGIQDVIYVLIMIAIIHAIESYLLNPKLMSSKTDLPIFYVFVILMFSEKFFGVWGLVIGIPAFVFFLDLLDVKVDHKKPPVIPQINSSK, from the coding sequence ATGGTTGGTTTGTGGGAACGTATGAAAGCAAATAGCAGTGTTCGGCGAACGATAGTTTTATTTATTATATTTTTATGTCTGTATTTAATTCGAAATATTATCAGTTTAATTCTATTAACATTTATTTTAACGTATTTAATCATTCGAGTAGTAGAAGGGGTTCACCATTTAACCAAACTCCCCAAAAAATTAATAGCGATAGTAATGTATCTACTTATCATTGTATTTTTATATTTTTCGATTACAGTCTATGTTCCAAAACTGTTTAATCAAACGATACAGATGATAGAAGAAGTCTTTAATTTTTATCAAAAAGCAGATACCAATAATAAATTATATGAATGGATTGCTCAAAATGTTGGGTTTAATGAAATCAAACAACAACTAACAACAGGAGCTAAAGTAGTGTTCACAACGATTACAAGCATTGGTTCTATGGGAATTACCTTTGTGATGTCATTGATTTTAAGTTTCTTCTTTATTATAGAAAAAGATTGGGTAACAGAATTTGGTCAAGCCTTTTTAAAAAGTAAGATAGGACTCTTTAGTCAAGATGTTGCTTATTTAGGTAAAAAATTTGTTAATACTTTTGGGGTTGTGATAGAAGCCCAATTTATCATAGCAATTGTGAATACAATCTTAACTATCATGGGCTTGATTTTTATGAAATTTCCACAAGATCAATTATTAAGTTTAGCTTTAATGATATTTATTTTAAGTTTAATTCCTGTGGCGGGGGTAATTATATCATGTATTCCATTGTCATTAATTGCTTATACAGTGGGTGGTATTCAAGATGTTATTTATGTGTTAATTATGATCGCTATTATCCATGCAATTGAATCATACTTATTAAATCCTAAGTTAATGAGTAGTAAAACAGATTTACCTATCTTTTATGTCTTTGTTATCTTGATGTTCTCAGAAAAATTCTTCGGCGTTTGGGGACTGGTTATAGGGATACCAGCTTTCGTCTTTTTTCTTGATTTACTTGATGTTAAAGTGGATCACAAAAAACCACCAGTTATCCCGCAAATTAACTCATCAAAATAA
- a CDS encoding MerR family transcriptional regulator, protein MYSITELAKLSGVTTRTLRYYDSIDLLKPAYIEDNGYRYYSEKELDRLQQILFYKQFNLPLDEIKSVLSNDSDCIIESLSNHFDKLLEQKKQLDTLILSLDKTIKYHKGEINMTNDEKFEAFKQQQIKTNQEKYGEELLQKYDTKEIETYESNWMNLSQHDFSDSQEAEKRLFDSLNKLEQEEITDTSHPLAEEAFLAHKKWLSIVSPFYSSVYHQQMLDMYLADGRFTSYYTKHISKNSLVFFKEIVYYYTLNK, encoded by the coding sequence ATGTATTCTATAACTGAATTAGCTAAACTATCAGGTGTCACTACGCGAACGTTACGCTACTATGATAGCATAGATTTATTAAAACCAGCATACATCGAAGACAATGGGTATCGTTATTACAGCGAAAAAGAACTTGATCGACTACAACAGATACTTTTTTATAAACAGTTTAATTTACCCTTAGATGAAATAAAGTCTGTGTTATCAAATGATAGTGATTGCATCATTGAGTCTTTATCTAATCACTTTGATAAATTATTGGAACAGAAAAAACAGTTAGACACACTCATCCTTTCATTAGATAAAACAATTAAGTACCACAAAGGAGAAATTAACATGACTAATGACGAAAAATTTGAAGCGTTCAAACAACAACAAATAAAAACAAATCAAGAAAAATACGGGGAGGAACTACTCCAAAAATACGATACAAAAGAGATAGAGACATATGAATCTAATTGGATGAATCTATCACAGCATGATTTCAGCGACTCACAAGAGGCTGAAAAACGTTTGTTTGACTCATTAAATAAATTAGAACAAGAAGAAATCACTGATACCTCCCATCCTTTAGCCGAAGAAGCCTTTCTTGCTCATAAAAAATGGTTGTCGATTGTGAGTCCATTTTATTCATCAGTTTATCATCAACAGATGTTAGATATGTATTTAGCTGATGGGCGTTTTACGTCTTATTATACTAAACATATTTCAAAAAACAGTTTAGTATTCTTCAAAGAAATTGTCTATTACTATACATTAAATAAATGA
- the lepB gene encoding signal peptidase I — translation MTKPTWIKDLIWYVVLIIALVLLRVFVFTPVTVSGESMMPTLVDGERNIALKMGDTERFDIVSLIAPDDPSKNYVKRVIGMPGDTVEYKDDVLYINGKKMDEPYLDEKKAELKKTNPDDLLTPDFTLESLTGEKTVPENSYFVMGDNRQNSKDSRFPEVGFIPKENIIGKSKIAFWPPSKWGMVK, via the coding sequence ATGACAAAACCAACATGGATTAAAGACTTAATTTGGTATGTCGTCTTAATCATTGCATTAGTATTATTAAGAGTATTTGTATTTACGCCAGTCACAGTAAGTGGGGAATCAATGATGCCAACACTTGTTGATGGTGAAAGAAATATCGCATTAAAAATGGGGGACACAGAACGGTTTGATATTGTCTCACTTATTGCACCAGATGACCCATCTAAAAATTATGTCAAACGTGTAATCGGTATGCCTGGTGACACGGTAGAATACAAAGATGACGTGCTTTATATTAACGGTAAAAAAATGGATGAGCCTTATTTAGATGAAAAAAAAGCGGAACTGAAAAAAACAAACCCTGATGATTTACTAACCCCTGACTTCACTTTAGAGTCTTTAACTGGAGAGAAAACTGTTCCGGAAAATAGTTATTTTGTTATGGGAGACAATCGTCAAAACTCAAAAGATAGTCGATTCCCAGAAGTTGGGTTTATTCCTAAAGAAAATATTATCGGAAAATCCAAAATTGCTTTTTGGCCACCAAGTAAATGGGGTATGGTTAAATAA
- a CDS encoding sensor histidine kinase, producing MVELFILMMERVGLIILLAFLLVNVPYFKKLLLSRDSYQSKLQLAIIFSLFAIISNFTGIEIKDNQIVPSSILTNLHDNVSIANTRTLAIGVSGIVAGPFVGGMVGIIAGTHRFIQGNSYSWFYIPSSILVGVLSGWLGKKLTKKGKFPSPTQAALIGALMESVQMLFIMLFSGGGSIQQGLNLVSFIALPMIILNSTGTFIFLSILTTTLQQEEQAKAVQTHDVLELAAATLPYFREGLNEHSAQEVATIIQHYTKVSAISLTDSHRILAHYGAGSDHHIPELEVITELSRDVLKNGKLSIVHHKEHIGCSNPNCPLEAAIVIPLFVHKKIVGTLKMYFTDANQLTHVEEQLAQGLGTIFSSQIELGEAEVQSKLLKEAEIKSLQAQVNPHFFFNAINTISALMRKDSAKARTLLLQLSTYFRGNLQGARQTLIPLKQELAQVDAYLSLEQARFPNRYSVMFDIEDDITHFVVPPYAVQILIENTIKHAFGARKENNHAYVSIYKEQEQLIISVADNGLGIPEDRVLQLGKEPVSSKKGTGTALENLSKRMTNLFGGQASFDVKNNSGEGATFTLTMPLIEANDVNTLI from the coding sequence ATGGTCGAATTATTTATCCTCATGATGGAGCGTGTTGGATTAATTATCCTCTTAGCTTTTTTATTAGTCAATGTCCCCTACTTTAAAAAATTATTACTTAGCCGGGATTCCTACCAATCAAAGTTACAACTTGCGATTATTTTTAGTTTATTTGCTATTATCTCAAACTTCACTGGAATCGAAATTAAAGATAATCAAATCGTTCCAAGTAGTATCTTAACCAACCTACACGACAATGTATCCATTGCAAATACTAGAACTTTAGCTATTGGTGTTTCTGGTATTGTCGCTGGTCCCTTTGTTGGTGGGATGGTCGGGATAATTGCCGGGACACACCGTTTTATTCAAGGAAATAGTTATAGTTGGTTCTACATCCCTTCTTCTATCTTGGTAGGGGTATTATCTGGCTGGTTAGGTAAAAAATTGACAAAAAAGGGGAAGTTCCCTTCTCCTACCCAAGCTGCTTTGATCGGAGCATTGATGGAAAGTGTTCAGATGCTTTTTATCATGTTATTTAGTGGTGGTGGTAGTATTCAACAAGGCCTTAACTTAGTTAGTTTCATCGCGCTACCTATGATTATTCTAAATAGTACGGGAACTTTTATATTCTTATCTATCTTAACCACTACTTTGCAACAAGAGGAACAAGCCAAAGCTGTTCAAACACATGATGTGCTAGAACTAGCTGCTGCCACTCTTCCCTATTTTAGAGAAGGTTTAAACGAGCATTCAGCTCAAGAAGTGGCAACCATTATTCAGCATTATACAAAAGTGAGTGCCATTAGTTTGACAGATAGTCACCGAATACTCGCTCATTATGGTGCGGGAAGTGATCATCATATCCCCGAATTAGAAGTTATTACTGAGTTATCTCGTGATGTTTTAAAAAATGGAAAACTCTCCATCGTGCATCATAAAGAACATATTGGTTGCTCGAATCCAAACTGCCCTTTAGAAGCAGCTATCGTGATTCCTTTGTTTGTTCATAAAAAAATTGTCGGCACACTTAAAATGTATTTCACTGATGCCAATCAACTCACACATGTTGAAGAACAATTAGCACAAGGTTTAGGAACTATTTTTTCTTCGCAAATTGAACTAGGTGAAGCAGAAGTTCAATCTAAGTTACTAAAAGAAGCTGAAATCAAATCATTACAAGCACAAGTTAACCCACACTTCTTCTTTAATGCCATTAATACCATTTCAGCTCTAATGAGAAAAGACAGTGCCAAAGCTAGAACATTATTATTACAACTTAGCACTTATTTTAGAGGGAACTTACAAGGTGCTAGACAAACCTTGATTCCTTTAAAACAAGAATTAGCTCAAGTTGATGCTTATCTTTCTTTGGAACAAGCGCGATTTCCCAATAGATATTCTGTCATGTTTGACATTGAAGACGACATCACGCATTTTGTCGTGCCACCATACGCTGTACAAATACTAATAGAAAATACCATCAAACATGCTTTTGGTGCTAGAAAAGAAAATAATCATGCCTATGTTTCAATTTATAAAGAACAAGAACAATTAATTATTTCTGTGGCAGATAACGGACTAGGCATTCCTGAAGACAGGGTGCTACAATTAGGAAAAGAACCTGTTTCATCTAAAAAAGGAACTGGTACGGCTCTAGAAAACTTATCAAAACGAATGACTAACTTGTTTGGTGGTCAAGCTAGTTTCGATGTTAAAAACAATTCAGGAGAGGGTGCAACCTTTACCTTAACCATGCCACTGATTGAAGCAAATGATGTAAACACTTTAATATAA
- a CDS encoding LytR/AlgR family response regulator transcription factor, with protein sequence MTHVLLVDDEPLARDELTYLVTQHPGITSTAEADSVEDAMEQIMDKKPDIIFLDIHLTDESGFDLANKLKKLKKPPYLIFATAYDDYALKAFKVNAMDYILKPFDEVVVHEALDKAISIIKPAEAPVKKMTDSIDAIPIQGEDRIFLVHPKDIYLVSVEDKELSVHTEKETYQTSGSLSKIERRLPMDSFVKTHRSFILNTTKIQEIQPWFNNTLQVTLDNGLKVPVSRSYVKPFKEMIGLS encoded by the coding sequence ATGACACATGTTTTACTTGTTGACGATGAACCTTTAGCTCGTGACGAACTAACCTATTTAGTGACACAACACCCTGGTATCACGTCAACTGCTGAAGCTGATTCTGTCGAAGACGCCATGGAACAAATCATGGATAAAAAGCCCGACATTATTTTTTTAGATATTCATTTAACTGATGAAAGTGGATTTGATTTAGCGAATAAACTAAAAAAATTAAAAAAGCCACCTTATCTTATTTTTGCCACAGCCTATGATGATTATGCACTAAAAGCCTTTAAGGTAAATGCCATGGACTATATTTTAAAACCCTTTGATGAAGTGGTTGTCCACGAAGCATTAGATAAAGCAATCTCAATCATAAAACCCGCAGAAGCACCTGTAAAAAAAATGACTGATTCCATAGATGCGATTCCCATTCAAGGAGAAGACCGGATTTTTCTCGTTCACCCTAAAGACATCTATTTAGTCTCTGTCGAAGATAAAGAATTAAGTGTTCACACTGAAAAAGAAACGTACCAGACAAGTGGGAGCCTGAGTAAAATCGAAAGACGTTTGCCGATGGATTCCTTTGTCAAAACGCATCGAAGTTTCATCTTAAATACTACAAAAATCCAAGAAATACAACCTTGGTTTAACAATACACTACAAGTCACCCTAGACAATGGATTAAAGGTGCCCGTCAGCAGATCCTACGTTAAACCATTCAAAGAAATGATTGGTTTATCTTAA
- the lrgA gene encoding antiholin-like murein hydrolase modulator LrgA has protein sequence MEKKVYSFLHQAFIFAAIMLISKGIAYILPIPMPASVIGLILLFVALSTNIVKLEQVEGLGTSLTGIISFLFVPSGISLYNSLDILKVYGVPILAVIFIATFVILAVTGWSASYLLGVKEKSGAKERKLAFLKKQQLKEVQR, from the coding sequence ATGGAAAAAAAAGTTTATTCATTCTTACACCAAGCATTTATTTTTGCAGCCATTATGCTCATTTCTAAAGGGATTGCCTATATATTACCTATCCCTATGCCAGCTTCAGTTATTGGGTTGATTCTTTTGTTTGTAGCCTTAAGCACAAACATCGTGAAATTAGAGCAAGTTGAAGGTTTAGGAACAAGTTTAACTGGTATTATCTCTTTCCTATTTGTTCCTTCTGGTATCTCTTTATACAACTCATTAGACATTTTAAAAGTTTATGGCGTGCCAATTTTAGCAGTCATTTTTATCGCAACTTTCGTTATCCTAGCAGTTACTGGATGGAGCGCATCTTACCTATTAGGGGTTAAAGAAAAATCTGGTGCTAAAGAAAGAAAACTAGCCTTTCTTAAAAAACAACAATTAAAGGAGGTACAAAGATAA